In a single window of the Bactrocera dorsalis isolate Fly_Bdor chromosome 2, ASM2337382v1, whole genome shotgun sequence genome:
- the LOC105227042 gene encoding acetylcholine receptor subunit alpha-like 2 → MSSLRNLATFWLNCKFICLLIVLLLLCESVVQVHANPDAKRLYDDLLSNYNRLIRPVSNNTDTVLVKLGLRLSQLIDLNLKDQILTTNVWLEHEWQDHKFKWDPSEYGGVTELYVPSEHIWLPDIVLYNNADGEYVVTTMTKAILHYTGKVVWTPPAIFKSSCEIDVRYFPFDQQTCFMKFGSWTYDGDQIDLKHINQRNDKDNKVEIGIDLREYYPSVEWDILGVPAERHEKYYPCCAEPYPDIFFNITLRRKTLFYTVNLIIPCVGISYLSVLVFYLPADSGEKIALCISILLSQTMFFLLISEIIPSTSLALPLLGKYLLFTMLLVGLSVVITIIILNIHYRKPSTHKMAPWVRAFFIKRLPKLLLMRVPKDLLRDLAASKINYGTKFSKTKFGKALMDEMQMNSGSSSPDSLRRMQGRMGGLGGGGCNGLHATSATNRFSGLVGALGGGLSTLSGYNGLPSVLSGLDDSLSDVAQRKKYPFELEKAIHNVMFIQHHMQRQDEFNAEDQDWGFVAMVLDRLFLWLFMIASLVGTFMILCEAPSLYDDTKPIDVELSVIAKQLYNLTEKKS, encoded by the exons ATGTCTTCACTACGCAATTTAGCCACTTTTTGGctaaattgcaaatttatttgccTTTTAATTGTGTTGCTATTGCTCTGCGAAAGCGTTGTCCAAGTGCACGCGAATCCAGATGCCAAACGGCTCTACGATGACTTACTCAGCAACTATAATCGGCTCATACGACCTGTTAGCAATAATACGGACACGGTTCTGGTAAAACTCGGTCTACGCTTATCACAGCTGATCGATTTG AATTTGAAAGACCAAATCTTAACGACGAACGTTTGGCTTGAGCACGAATGGCAGGATCACAAATTCAAATGGGATCCCTCGGAATATGGCGGTGTTACCGAGTTGTATGTGCCATCCGAGCATATTTGGCTGCCCGATATAGTGCTCTATAATAA CGCTGACGGCGAATATGTCGTCACAACCATGACAAAAGCTATACTCCATTACACCGGCAAAGTTGTTTGGACGCCGCCGGCCATTTTCAAATCATCGTGCGAAATCGATGTTCGCTATTTTCCGTTCGATCAGCAAACATGCTTCATGAAGTTCGGCTCGTGGACCTATGATGGTGATCAG ATTGATTTAAAGCACATCAATCAGCGAAATGATAAGGACAATAAAGTCGAGATCGGTATAGATTTGCGTGAGTACTATCCCAGCGTGGAATGGGATATTTTAGGTGTACCAGCAGAGCGGCATGAGAAATACTATCCATGCTGTGCTGAACCATATCCAg atatTTTCTTCAACATAACATTGCGTCGTAAAACACTCTTCTATACCGTCAATCTCATCATACCCTGCGTCGGCATCTCCTACTTATCAGTGCTCGTATTCTACTTACCCGCCGATTCTGGTGAGAAAATCGCGCTCTGCATAAGCATTCTACTCTCGCAGACAATGTTCTTTCTGCTAATTTCGGAAATTATACCGTCTACATCGCTGGCCTTACCGCTGCTTGGCAAATATCTACTCTTCACTATGCTTTTGGTGGGGTTGAGTGTCGTCATCACGATTATCATACTCAATATACATTACCGCAAGCCGAGCACACATAAGATGGCACCGTGGGTGCGCGCCTTCTTCATCAAACGACTGCCGAAATTATTGCTGATGCGTGTGCCAAAAGATTTGCTACGCGATTTAGCGGctagtaaaattaattatggCACCAAATTTAGTAAGACCAAATTCGGCAAGGCGCTCATGGATGAGATGCAAATGAACTCAGGCAGTTCCAGTCCGGATTCGTTGCGGCGCATGCAGGGGCGCATGGGCGGCTTAGGCGGTGGCGGTTGCAATGGACTACATGCAACCAGCGCAACCAATCg CTTCAGCGGTCTGGTAGGCGCTTTGGGTGGCGGCTTAAGCACTCTCAGCGGTTACAATGGCTTGCCGTCGGTACTGTCCGGCCTAGACGATTCACTCAGCGATGTGGCGCAACGCAAAAAATATCCATTCGAGCTGGAAAAGGCTATTCACAATGTGATGTTCATACAGCACCACATGCAGCGACAGGATGAATTTAATGCG GAAGATCAAGATTGGGGTTTTGTTGCCATGGTACTGGATCGTCTCTTTTTATGGCTCTTCATGATCGCATCCCTGGTTGGTACATTCATGATTCTATGCGAGGCACCCTCGTTGTATGACGATACGAAGCCGATCGATGTGGAGTTGTCGGTGATTGCCAAGCAACTTTATAACTTAACAGAAAAGAAGTCATAA
- the LOC105227043 gene encoding tenascin-R, translated as MRTHLRCRRHNSGAFLSALLLLTFNGATTSPSPGGHTTSFEQLFSTDPNNATFTPLCDDAQLRNVAQQVAQLKISSENIFLLLDSYNLRLDYIKTLLDERLPEVKSNPHWIDVRGGGESISSTHTSTGGVVFPTISTQSSASGANIPAASSQSSAGGVDLPVITTQSSAGGVNIPATDSQSSAGGANLPATDSQSATGGSDIASPTTDASSSCGCNAQTSFKSGLYGALCPYSNPVLPPTCAEAVKRAGANAKSGIYHLYLPDSGLKPFYAYCLLDTNGGPAWTVVQRRQDGSISFHRHWDEYQAGFGNWNGEYFIGLERLHGITHATLNELWVQMEDFDNVTRYARYENFAIGDEHEAYALNVLGKFEGNAGDSLRTSQGQKFSTKDADHDMWDRNCAEVYTGAWWYNACHDSNLNGQYLRGKYSKDKYGKGIDWTHWHGHEYSLKYVHMAVRPVQ; from the exons ATGCGGACACACCTTCGGTGTAGACGTCATAACAGCGGAGCTTTCTTATCAGCGTTGTTGCTTTTGACCTTCAACGGCGCGACGACGTCACCGTCGCCGGGTGGTCATACAACCAGTTTTGAGCAGCTGTTCTCAACTGATCCGAATAATGCG ACCTTCACTCCACTTTGCGATGATGCGCAATTACGGAATGTGGCACAACAGGTTGCACAGCTCAAGATTTCTAGTGAGAATATTTTCCTACTGCTGGACTCATACAATTTGAG ATTGGATTACATTAAAACGTTGTTGGATGAACGTTTACCGGAGGTAAAGTCCAATCCGCATTGGATTGATGTGCGTGGTGGTGGCGAATCTATATCCTCAACGCATACATCAACTGGTGGTGTAGTTTTCCCGACCATAAGTACACAATCTTCCGCCAGTGGTGCAAACATACCGGCTGCCAGCTCACAATCTTCAGCGGGCGGCGTCGATTTGCCTGTTATTACCACACAGTCCTCTGCCGGTGGTGTTAATATACCGGCTACTGATTCGCAATCATCTGCTGGTGGCGCCAACCTCCCTGCTACTGACTCACAATCAGCAACAGGTGGATCCGACATTGCTTCGCCTACCACTGATGCATCATCGTCTTGCGGTTGCAATGCGCAAACTTCATTCAAGTCGGGTTTATATGGCGCTCTTTGTCCTTACAGTAATCCCGTATTACCGCCCACTTGCGCAGAGGCCGTGAAACGCGCGGGTGCTAATGCTAAGAGTGGTATCTATCATCTTTATTTGCCGGATTCGGGTCTAAAACCTTTCTATGCATATTGCTTGCTCGATACTAATGGCGGTCCAGCCTGGACGGTGGTGCAGCGTCGTCAagatggttcgatttcattccATCGTCATTGGGATGAATATCAAGCGGGTTTCGGTAATTGGAATGGTGAATACTTTATCGGCTTGGAACGTTTACATGGCATAACACATGCAACGCTCAACGAATTGTGGGTGCAAATGGAGGACTTCGATAACGTAACGCGTTATGCCCGTTATGAGAATTTCGCCATTGGCGATGAGCATGAAGCATATGCATTGAATGTGCTTGGCAAATTTGAGGGAAACGCAGGGGATTCTTTACGCACGAGTCAAGGTCAAAAGTTCAGCACGAAAGATGCCGATCACGATATGTGGGATCGTAATTGCGCAGAGGTATATACGGGCGCGTGGTGGTATAATGCGTGTCATGATAG TAATTTGAATGGACAGTACTTACGTGGCAAATACAGTAAGGATAAGTATGGCAAAGGTATCGACTGGACACACTGGCATGGCCATGAATACTCTctaaaatatgtgcatatggcTGTTAGACCTGTACAATAA
- the LOC105227107 gene encoding uncharacterized protein LOC105227107: MLLYFLIICATEFLIVNYGSYAAGIINTATTKNDADIATGAVKSHRTYETTNYGTPTTILTAETAIENVLSIIKGQKLSTAGTSARKVAKATLSNQTHGTFAPKQAAETALSSLTREARTLRRLFPLLRNATDALGIFGDNGLLPLLLTNLLSSDNVGVIAAGLLSALRDRVTTTAATTAAATGTTPVNNTTNNFYSTPNYPYYYGGQNYYAPYGYYYG, translated from the coding sequence atgctgttatattttttaattatttgtgcgacagaatttttaattgtgaattatGGTAGCTATGCTGCGGGCATAAtaaacacagcaacaacaaaaaatgacgCTGATATAGCCACAGGAGCGGTGAAGTCACACAGAACCTACGAAACAACAAATTATggtacaccaacaacaatattaacgGCAGAAACAGCGATAGAAAATGTTTTAAGCATAATAAAAGGGCAAAAGCTGTCAACCGCAGGAACTTCGGCGCGCAAAGTAGCCAAAGCAACCCTCTCCAATCAAACCCATGGCACCTTTGCACCAAAACAAGCTGCTGAAACCGCGCTAAGCTCATTGACCCGCGAAGCCCGTACTTTGCGCCGGTTATTTCCACTTTTACGTAATGCCACGGATGCACTGGGTATCTTCGGCGACAATGGGTTACTGCCTCTGCTCTTAACCAATTTACTATCTAGCGATAATGTTGGTGTAATTGCGGCGGGTTTACTAAGTGCTCTACGCGATAGggtgacaacaacagcagcaactacAGCTGCTGCAACAGGAACAACGCCAGTAAATAATACAAccaataatttttatagcacTCCAAATTATCCTTATTATTATGGCGGACAAAACTATTACGCGCCTTATGGTTACTATTATGGCTAA